One Saccharomyces kudriavzevii IFO 1802 strain IFO1802 genome assembly, chromosome: 4 genomic region harbors:
- the KRE28 gene encoding Kre28p (similar to Saccharomyces cerevisiae KRE28 (YDR532C); ancestral locus Anc_1.19), whose amino-acid sequence MDAESVSTKDYETVLRGIEDTVALSSEEILNNQELRLKNTLHEISSSILAINEENKFVNPLRNDKDSDAGEKEVYINPRILGVKIKEFNNLMELLKLTYLEQETLDYFFRFTLSSTKPLQLKSEKDPEFVKLNEKVNHVKNEISTVYETKIEQIKTEIQETGHKFAEKQDLLNELYLETTGDIENCWDSLNELKRFTNKGDDNISTDKDPVLNPGDSNDFVEETYTNWQNLLSLQKQNQSLTKELKEAHEAKSRIIRKGKQRQKDDSEHSTAKESELCQSVNLLVKFWEKYFLFKGSKATILNFEIFTQLGKVQFEIKDTKYIIVVSLSDLKRPMIKDITILQKKGGNIVTNVEVSSKFNDKYRNNNRIQIFEVMDNIIGELTNE is encoded by the coding sequence ATGGATGCGGAAAGCGTAAGCACAAAGGATTATGAGACGGTTTTAAGAGGCATTGAAGATACTGTTGCTCTGAGCAGCGAAGAAATCTTAAATAACCAAGAGCTAAGACTCAAAAATACATTGCATGAAATATCTTCGAGCATTCTGGCAATAAACGAAGAGAATAAGTTTGTTAATCCTCTTAGAAACGATAAAGACTCGGATGCTGGGGAAAAAGAGGTGTACATTAACCCTAGAATCTTAGGTGTGAAGATCAAAGAGTTTAACAATCTAATGGAGTTATTGAAGTTGACCTATTTAGAACAGGAGACCCTGGACTATTTTTTCAGGTTTACTTTATCTTCGACGAAGCCACTACAGTTAAAGTCTGAAAAAGACCCTGAATTTGTGAAACTGAATGAGAAGGTTAATCATGTAAAAAATGAGATTTCGACTGTTTACGAAACTAAAATAGAACAAATTAAAACCGAAATCCAGGAGACTGGCCACAAATTTGCCGAAAAACAAGACTTGTTAAATGAACTTTATTTGGAGACCACAggtgatattgaaaattgttgggattcgCTTAACGAATTGAAACGTTTTACAAACAAAGGGGATGACAATATTTCCACGGATAAAGATCCCGTATTGAATCCTGGCGATTCGAATGATTTTGTGGAGGAAACATACACGAATTGGCAAAATCTGCTTTCGTTACAAAAGCAAAATCAAAGCTTAACAAAGGAACTTAAGGAAGCGCACGAAGCTAAAAGTCGGAtaataagaaaaggaaagcaaAGACAGAAAGACGATTCAGAGCATTCAACCGCCAAGGAGTCAGAATTATGTCAGTCAGTCAACTTACTGGTAAAATTTTGGGAGAAATATTTCCTGTTCAAAGGATCAAAAGCGACTATTTTGAACTTCGAAATTTTTACTCAACTTGGTAAAGTCCAATTTGAGATAAAGGACACGAAATATATAATAGTCGTCTCTTTGagtgatttgaaaagacCGATGATAAAAGATATTACtattttacaaaagaaaggcGGAAATATAGTGACAAATGTTGAAGTGAGCAGTAAATTTAACGATAAGTATCGAAATAATAACAGaatacaaatttttgagGTGATGGATAATATCATAGGCGAGCTAACAAATGAATAG
- the FIT1 gene encoding Fit1p (similar to Saccharomyces cerevisiae FIT1 (YDR534C)): protein MKLSSALALSAVAAAALGESVTTTITATKNGHVYTKTVTQDATFVWTGEGDYGAAATSAPVEASAAPVAETASADEGSGSSITKVITATKNGNVYTKTVTQDATFVWTGEGEYAVATSAPAEASAALVAETSSADEGSGSSITKVITATKNGHAYTKTVTQDATFVWTGEGEYAVATSAPAEASAALVAETSSADEGSGSSITKVITATKNGHAYTKTVTQDATFVWTGEGDYGAAATSAPVEASAAPVAETSSADEGSGSSITKVITATKNGNVYTKTVTQDATFVWTGEGERTPAETSSITEASTISEASSTTEGSSITETPSFSKSSNAAASKVRTSSIVDASSAAATTASEIPAAESSIIKSSATSAIQPSSAFVAETSSAREGSGSSITTVITATKNGHAYTKTVTQDATFVWTGEGSNSWAPTSSASPEVESSVAKVPTTTVETLANAKSSTTAQVINFTGAADSITAGTGLIGAALAALIFL, encoded by the coding sequence atgaaactttcTTCCGCTTTAGCTTTATCCGCTGTTGCCGCTGCCGCGCTTGGTGAGAGTGTTACCACTACCATTACTGCTACCAAGAATGGTCACGTCTATACTAAGACTGTCACCCAAGATGCCACCTTCGTTTGGACTGGTGAAGGTGATTATGGAGCCGCTGCGACATCTGCTCCAGTGGAAGCCTCTGCTGCACCTGTTGCTGAAACTGCCTCTGCTGATGAAGGCTCCGGCTCTAGTATCACTAAGGTGATCACCGCCACTAAGAACGGTAACGTCTACACCAAGACTGTTACCCAAGATGCCACCTTCGTGTGGACCGGTGAAGGTGAATATGCCGTTGCGACATCTGCCCCAGCGGAAGCCTCTGCTGCACTTGTTGCTGAAACTTCTTCTGCTGATGAAGGCTCCGGCTCTAGTATCACTAAAGTGATCACTGCCACTAAGAACGGTCACGCCTACACCAAGACTGTTACCCAAGATGCCACCTTCGTGTGGACCGGTGAAGGTGAATATGCCGTTGCGACATCTGCCCCAGCGGAAGCCTCTGCTGCACTTGTTGCTGAAACTTCTTCTGCTGATGAAGGCTCCGGCTCTAGTATCACTAAAGTGATCACTGCCACTAAGAACGGTCACGCCTACACCAAGACTGTTACCCAAGATGCCACCTTCGTGTGGACCGGTGAAGGTGATTATGGAGCCGCTGCGACATCTGCTCCAGTGGAAGCCTCTGCTGCGCCTGTTGCTGAAACTTCTTCTGCTGATGAAGGCTCCGGCTCTAGTATCACTAAGGTGATCACCGCCACTAAGAACGGTAACGTCTACACCAAAACTGTCACTCAAGATGCCACCTTCGTGTGGACGGGTGAAGGTGAACGTACCCCTGCTGAAACATCTTCTATTACTGAAGCCTCTACTATTTCTGAAGCCTCTTCTACTACTGAAGGTTCTTCTATTACCGAaactccttctttttctaaatcTTCCAATGCTGCGGCTTCTAAAGTTAGAACTTCTTCTATTGTTGATGCCTCTTCTGCTGCTGCAACAACGGCTTCCGAAATTCCCGCTGCTGAATCATCAATTATCAAATCATCTGCTACCTCTGCTATTCAACCTTCCTCTGCATTTGTTGCTGAAACTTCTTCTGCTCGTGAAGGCTCTGGTTCTAGTATCACTACCGTTATTACTGCCACTAAGAACGGTCACGCCTACACAAAGACTGTCACTCAAGACGCTACTTTTGTGTGGACTGGTGAGGGTAGCAACAGCTGGGCACCAACTTCTTCCGCCAGCCCAGAAGTTGAATCTTCCGTTGCCAAAGTCCCAACCACCACTGTTGAGACATTGGCTAATGCTAAATCGTCCACCACTGCTCAAGTCATAAACTTTACTGGCGCAGCTGATTCTATCACTGCTGGTACTGGTTTGATAGGCGCTGCCCTCGCTGCTCTTATCTTCTTGTAA
- the HSP31 gene encoding glutathione-independent methylglyoxalase (similar to Saccharomyces cerevisiae HSP31 (YDR533C)), producing the protein MSPKKVLLALTSYNDVFYSDGSKTGVFVVEALHPFNTFRKEGFEVDFVSETGKFGWDEHSLARDFLNGQDRVDFENKSSDFNMALAKVKTPKEVNSDEYKIFFASAGHGTLFDYPKAKDLQDIASEVYANGGVIAAVCHGPAIFDGLTDKKTGKPLIEGKSITGFTDIGETILGVDNILKAKDLATVEDIAKKYGAKYLAPIGPWDDYSITDGKLVTGVNPASAHSTAVRSINALKK; encoded by the coding sequence ATGTCTCCAAAGAAGGTCTTACTAGCTCTTACTTCATATAACGATGTTTTCTACAGTGACGGCAGCAAAACTGGTGTCTTTGTAGTGGAAGCTTTGCATCCATTCAACACTTtcagaaaagaaggttttGAGGTTGATTTTGTATCCGAGACCGGCAAGTTTGGTTGGGATGAACACTCCTTGGCTAGGGATTTCCTGAACGGACAAGATAGGGTTGATTtcgaaaacaaaagttCCGACTTCAATATGGCACTGGCTAAGGTCAAAACTCCAAAAGAAGTCAATTCTGACGAgtacaaaattttctttgcatcTGCTGGTCATGGTACTTTATTTGATTATCCAAAAGCCAAAGACTTGCAAGACATTGCGTCTGAAGTTTATGCTAATGGAGGTGTCATCGCAGCAGTCTGCCACGGTCCTGCTATTTTCGATGGCTTAACCGACAAAAAAACCGGGAAGCCATTGATTGAGGGTAAATCAATAACTGGTTTTACTGATATCGGCGAAACCATTTTGGGCGTCGATAATATCCTGAAAGCTAAGGACTTGGCAACTGTTGAAGACATTGCCAAGAAGTATGGCGCTAAATATCTTGCTCCGATTGGTCCTTGGGATGATTACTCCATTACAGACGGAAAATTGGTGACAGGCGTAAATCCGGCCTCTGCCCATTCCACCGCTGTCAGATCCATCAAcgctttgaagaaataa